The following proteins are encoded in a genomic region of Bosea beijingensis:
- a CDS encoding substrate-binding periplasmic protein, whose amino-acid sequence MKLNSIKLVRAVTAGAMLAAMVAMPAMAQDADHPQGENLKVACDLGFAPFCFKTPAGETTGFTYDMSVALAKQLGRPGVEVTDSNFSAIFAGLFSKRYEMIPAPTNITTERAAQMLFSEPYMPTGLGFLVKKGAKIANLEELKGKALTVNNGSISDKWLTDNEAKYGYTIQRYNKNADAVQAVMIGRAFANVADVPVSRYVSTQTPMADVAFVIDGGRNFGIAFRKEDAAFRAKVEAALECIKTDGTLANIHEKWFGVKPAADSSSSKVYPGIGAPDFEGYDATPHKAACK is encoded by the coding sequence ATGAAGCTGAATTCGATCAAGCTGGTGCGCGCCGTCACCGCGGGCGCCATGCTCGCGGCCATGGTCGCCATGCCGGCCATGGCACAGGATGCCGATCATCCGCAGGGCGAGAATCTGAAGGTCGCCTGCGATCTCGGCTTCGCACCCTTCTGCTTCAAGACGCCGGCCGGCGAGACCACCGGCTTTACCTATGACATGTCGGTCGCGCTGGCGAAGCAGCTCGGGCGCCCCGGCGTCGAGGTCACGGATTCGAACTTCTCTGCGATCTTCGCCGGCCTGTTCTCCAAGCGCTACGAGATGATCCCGGCGCCGACCAACATCACGACCGAGCGCGCCGCGCAGATGCTGTTCAGCGAGCCCTATATGCCTACGGGTCTTGGCTTTCTCGTCAAGAAGGGCGCCAAGATCGCCAATCTCGAGGAGCTGAAGGGCAAGGCGCTGACCGTCAATAACGGCTCGATCTCGGACAAGTGGCTGACCGATAACGAGGCCAAGTACGGCTACACGATCCAGCGCTACAACAAGAACGCCGACGCCGTGCAGGCCGTCATGATCGGGCGCGCCTTCGCCAATGTCGCCGACGTGCCGGTCTCGCGCTATGTCTCGACGCAGACCCCGATGGCGGACGTGGCCTTCGTGATCGATGGTGGCCGCAATTTCGGCATCGCCTTCCGCAAGGAGGACGCAGCCTTCCGTGCCAAGGTCGAGGCAGCGCTTGAATGCATCAAGACCGATGGCACGCTCGCCAATATCCATGAGAAATGGTTCGGCGTGAAGCCGGCGGCCGATTCCTCCAGCAGCAAGGTCTACCCGGGCATCGGCGCGCCGGATTTCGAGGGCTATGACGCGACCCCGCACAAGGCCGCCTGCAAGTGA
- a CDS encoding LysR family transcriptional regulator has translation MRLNLRQIEVFRAIMITGSISGAARLLSVSQPAISRLLAYTEDRLALRLFERVRGRVQPTPEARRLFQEVDQVHQGVVRVNELADELRERGTGSVRIVASPSVGQVLVPDAIARLRERFPDLRVEFEVLTLLEVVAKVVAGRADLGVSIIPVDEPTLNTEILTEGRLMVIMPRDHALARLRVIRPADLAPYPLIGFGPQTPYGDVVGRALALKSAPLRISTVVRFTPVACAMVRAGAGVAVVDEFVLRGRTWPELVSRPLAPKTRVRAHLLTPRFEPLSRTANAFVEILRGLVPSPPPKPGGGGEDDA, from the coding sequence ATGCGCCTCAATCTACGGCAGATCGAAGTCTTCCGGGCGATCATGATCACTGGCTCGATCAGCGGCGCGGCCCGTCTGCTCTCGGTCTCCCAGCCCGCCATCAGCCGCCTGCTGGCCTATACCGAGGACCGCTTGGCGCTGCGTCTGTTCGAGCGCGTGCGCGGTCGCGTCCAGCCGACGCCGGAGGCGCGCCGCCTGTTCCAGGAGGTCGATCAGGTCCATCAGGGCGTGGTCAGGGTCAACGAGCTCGCCGACGAGTTGCGCGAGCGCGGCACCGGCTCGGTCAGGATCGTCGCGAGCCCCAGCGTCGGCCAGGTACTGGTGCCGGATGCCATCGCCCGTTTGCGCGAGCGCTTTCCCGATCTGCGCGTCGAATTCGAGGTACTGACCCTGCTGGAGGTCGTCGCCAAGGTCGTCGCCGGCCGCGCCGATCTCGGCGTCTCGATCATTCCCGTCGACGAGCCGACGCTCAACACGGAGATCCTGACCGAAGGGCGCCTGATGGTGATCATGCCGCGCGATCATGCGCTTGCGCGCTTGCGCGTGATCCGCCCGGCCGACCTCGCGCCCTATCCGCTGATCGGCTTCGGGCCGCAGACGCCTTATGGCGACGTGGTCGGCCGGGCGCTGGCGTTGAAATCCGCGCCGCTCAGGATCAGCACCGTCGTCCGCTTCACGCCGGTCGCCTGCGCCATGGTGCGCGCCGGCGCCGGCGTCGCCGTCGTCGACGAGTTCGTGCTGCGCGGGCGGACCTGGCCGGAACTGGTCTCGCGCCCGCTCGCTCCGAAGACGCGGGTGCGCGCTCATTTGCTGACGCCGCGCTTCGAGCCGTTGTCGCGTACGGCGAATGCCTTCGTCGAGATTCTGCGCGGGCTGGTGCCGTCTCCGCCCCCCAAGCCGGGGGGCGGTGGGGAGGACGACGCTTAA